In Solanum pennellii chromosome 7, SPENNV200, the following are encoded in one genomic region:
- the LOC114078026 gene encoding amino acid transporter AVT1I-like, which translates to MSVSPSIKTYPDIGEFAFGNKGRILISIFLYLELYLVAIEFLILEGDNLQKLFPNAKIHVGWVKIVGREVFVLLVAVVILPTTWLKSLSLLAYVSIGGVLASVVLVFSIFWVGAIDGIGFKEKGVIWRWDGLISAISMYTFCYCGHAVFPTICNSMKDRSQFPKVISNFDKHVLLFRF; encoded by the coding sequence ATGAGTGTTTCACCATCAATTAAGACATATCCTGATATTGGTGAATTTGCTTTTGGTAACAAAGGAAGAAtcttgatttcaatttttttatatcttgaaCTATACTTAGTTGCAATTGAATTCCTCATATTAGAAGGTGACAACTTGCAAAAATTATTCCCAAATGCAAAAATTCATGTTGGTTGGGTTAAAATTGTTGGAAGGgaagtttttgttttattagttGCTGTCGTAATATTGCCAACAACATGGTTGAAAAGTTTAAGTTTATTGGCTTATGTTTCTATTGGTGGAGTTTTGGCTTCAGTTGTTTTggttttttcaatattttgggTTGGTGCAATTGATGGTATTGGATTTAAAGAAAAAGGTGTGATTTGGAGATGGGATGGATTGATAAGTGCAATAAGTATGTATACATTTTGTTATTGTGGTCATGCTGTTTTCCCAACAATATGCAATTCCATGAAGGATAGGAGCCAATTTCCCAAGGTAATATCTAATTTTGATAAACATGTATTATTATTTCGATTTTAA
- the LOC107024113 gene encoding guanine nucleotide-binding protein subunit gamma 3 — MAGAGSMPSMPPPRPKSPPQYPDLYGKRREFAKVQMLEREIGFLEEELKSIEGLHPASRSCKEVTEFVSEHSDPLIPTIKKTRRSRCFWKWLCGSSCFNLSWICCWCRCPSMKMPNCCCNCNLCNCCPSISCSIPKCCCQCFSCPRSKCCRKPVCKWSCCSLKCPPCFSCSSCSNPCTCTCSCSYPRCPKLNCTSCCKKCCCFCPCYLC; from the exons ATGGCAGGGGCTGGTTCAATGCCATCTATGCCGCCACCCCGCCCAAAATCACCACCCCAGTATCCAGATTTGTATGGAAAGCGTCGAGAATTTGCTAAAGTTCAAATGCTTGAAAGAGAAATTGGCTTTCTTGAG GAAGAACTGAAATCCATTGAAGGCCTTCATCCCGCTTCTCGATCCTGTAAAGA GGTTACAGAATTTGTATCGGAACATTCAGATCCTCTTATACCGAC AATAAAGAAGACTCGTAGATCCCGTTGCTTCTGGAAATGGCTCTG TGGCTCTTCATGTTTCAATCTCTCGTGGATTTGTTGCTGGTGCCGATGTCCTAGTATGAAGATGCCTAACTGCTGCTGTAACTGCAATTTATGTAACTGCTGCCCATCTATCAGTTGCTCCATACCTAAGTGTTGTTGTCAATGTTTCTCCTGTCCACGGTCTAAATGCTGCCGCAAGCCTGTCTGCAAATGGAGTTGCTGTAGCTTAAAATGTCCTCCTTGCTTTAGCTGCTCCTCTTGTAGTAACCCATGTACATGTACATGTTCATGTTCTTATCCTAGATGTCCAAAGTTAAATTGTACTTCTTGTTGTAAAAAGTGCTGCTGCTTCTGCCCTTGCTACTTATGTTAG
- the LOC107024112 gene encoding cation/calcium exchanger 4-like has product METDNRFYCRKRSRFRVIFNGLCLSVLVVFFFRREDVVQSPLSKKSFKISAVRKETSLSYHHLGESRDIKLCGGLYKHQGYSTKCDYLKANPHCNSGGFLNYLFFFYCTCEGFSIFGYVTLAIWLISLFYLLGNTAADYFCCCLEKLSNLLKLPPTVAGVTLLPLGNGAPDVFASIAAFMGSDSGKVGLNSVLGGAVFVTCVVVGTVSLCVAEQCIQIDKKCFIRDVCFFIIALLSLLALLSLGKVAVLGAVAFIAIYLVYAAFVAANEMLRHRETSLKLDLIAPLLPVTSSSIDGESDSSLGGPESADGLLQLQAPLPHWMWSSNVAIFSDEVVKDNSVGSSPMDLWGWNEHDDVDVQSSSLSCSKLFALLEIPLTLPRRVTIPIVDEDRWSKLYAVSSASLAPLLLAFLWNTRDNLSCPATTAYVVGAVVGGIFGGVAFVYTSADHPPKRFLFPWLLGGFFMSIIWFYIVANELVALLVAFGVIFGVNPSILALTVLAWGNSMGDLMSNVAIAGNSADGVQIAMSGCYAGPMFNTLAGLGISMLLGALSSRPEPYILPRDDSLYYTMGFLMLALVWALIVLPRNDMRPSKSLGLGLMTIYVVFLSSRAMLAMGDGSLHGMS; this is encoded by the coding sequence ATGGAAACAGACAATCGGTTTTACTGTCGGAAACGGTCCAGGTTTCGTGTAATTTTCAATGGGCTTTGTTTGTCGGTATTGGTTGTTTTCTTCTTCCGTAGAGAAGATGTTGTTCAAAGTCCACTTTCCAAGAAATCGTTCAAGATTAGTGCTGTTAGAAAGGAAACGAGTTTGAGTTATCATCATTTGGGTGAAAGCAGGGATATCAAATTATGTGGTGGGTTGTATAAACATCAAGGTTATAGTACAAAATGTGACTACTTGAAGGCAAATCCTCATTGTAATTCAGGGGGTTTCTTGAAttatcttttcttcttttactgTACCTGTGAAGGTTTTAGTATTTTTGGATATGTCACTCTTGCTATTTGGTTGATTTCTTTGTTCTATCTTTTGGGAAATACTGCTGCTGATTACTTCTGTTGTTGTCTTGAAAAGCTATCAAATTTGTTGAAATTGCCCCCAACTGTAGCAGGAGTTACTTTGCTTCCTTTAGGGAATGGGGCGCCTGATGTGTTTGCTAGTATTGCTGCTTTTATGGGTAGTGATTCTGGGAAGGTGGGGTTGAATAGTGTTCTTGGTGGTGCTGTTTTTGTTACATGTGTTGTAGTTGGTACTGTTTCCTTGTGTGTTGCAGAACAATGTATACAGATTGATAAGAAGTGCTTTATTAGGGATGTCTGTTTCTTTATTATAGCTCTCCTTTCACTTCTTGCTCTTCTGAGTCTAGGCAAGGTGGCGGTTTTAGGTGCTGTTGCCTTTATCGCTATTTATTTGGTGTATGCTGCTTTTGTTGCTGCAAATGAGATGCTTAGGCATCGCGAGACTAGTTTGAAGTTGGATTTAATTGCTCCTTTGTTACCAGTTACATCGAGTAGCATAGATGGAGAGAGCGATTCTTCTTTAGGTGGGCCGGAATCAGCAGATGGATTGCTGCAGCTACAAGCTCCGCTGCCACATTGGATGTGGTCTTCAAATGTCGCAATCTTCTCTGATGAAGTTGTGAAGGATAATTCTGTAGGAAGTAGTCCAATGGATTTGTGGGGTTGGAATGAACATGATGATGTCGATGTCCAGTCTTCTTCCTTATCCTGTTCTAAGTTGTTTGCACTGCTAGAAATACCATTGACACTCCCAAGAAGGGTAACCATCCCCATTGTTGATGAGGACAGATGGTCAAAACTGTATGCTGTTTCTAGTGCTTCTTTGGCACCCTTGCTTTTAGCATTCCTTTGGAACACTCGGGACAATTTGAGTTGCCCTGCTACCACTGCATATGTTGTTGGTGCTGTAGTTGGTGGTATATTTGGAGGTGTTGCATTTGTCTATACCTCAGCTGATCATCCGCCTAAAAGATTCTTGTTTCCATGGCTCTTGGGAGGCTTCTTTATGAGTATTATTTGGTTCTATATCGTGGCAAATGAACTAGTGGCTCTGCTAGTGGCATTTGGTGTTATCTTTGGTGTCAATCCATCAATTCTAGCGTTAACCGTCTTGGCATGGGGAAACTCTATGGGTGACTTAATGTCAAATGTTGCAATAGCAGGCAATAGTGCAGATGGTGTGCAGATTGCCATGTCAGGATGTTATGCAGGTCCTATGTTCAACACCCTTGCTGGTTTAGGCATCTCCATGCTCCTTGGAGCCTTGTCGAGTAGGCCAGAACCTTATATCCTTCCAAGAGATGATAGCTTGTATTACACAATGGGATTTCTAATGTTGGCACTTGTTTGGGCACTCATTGTGCTACCTCGGAACGATATGCGGCCTAGCAAGTCGTTGGGATTGGGACTTATGACCATATATGTAGTATTTCTATCAAGCAGGGCAATGCTAGCCATGGGAGATGGTTCACTTCATGGTATGAGCTAA